A part of Neodiprion pinetum isolate iyNeoPine1 chromosome 4, iyNeoPine1.2, whole genome shotgun sequence genomic DNA contains:
- the LOC124216885 gene encoding heart- and neural crest derivatives-expressed protein 1 isoform X1, which translates to MMSAHPGRNQYEYEERNQRIRHRSGPATTRGPADSTVACSSTQYYVSPSSDISEEDLSELPSCVYAGRSSSQQQQQQQQQQQQHVVHPGPGHQQHNHGHSHTHSPLHYHMPVQSSADHNDAEMNGMTNMNGINGINGMSPMNGGVEEGYYPNGSPYRIQRHAANIRERKRMLSSINSAFDELRVHVPTFPYEKRLSKIDTLRLAIAYIALLREVLAARLDPLTYVERCLRGEISGERAEWNTSDLTARLSWINWENLGVNPNRRSVLTTLALTADNMN; encoded by the exons ATGATGTCGGCTCATCCCGGGAGGAATCAGTACGAATACGAGGAACGCAATCAGAGGATTCGACACCGAAGCGGACCCGCAACTACCAGAGGACCCGCTGACTCCACGGTCGCTTGCTCCAG CACTCAGTATTACGTAAGTCCCAGCAGCGACATCAGCGAGGAAGATTTATCCGAGCTTCCATCTTGCGTTTACGCAGGAAGATCCTCGTcgcaacaacagcaacagcaacagcaacaacaacaacagcacgTGGTTCATCCTGGTCCAGGACACCAGCAACATAACCACGGACATTCTCACACCCATTCACCTCTTCACTATCACATGCCCGTTCAGTCTAGTGCAG ACCACAACGACGCCGAGATGAACGGAATGACGAATATGAACGGTATAAACGGGATTAACGGAATGAGTCCGATGAACGGCGGAGTCGAGGAGGGTTACTATCCAAACGGAAGTCCGTACAGAATTCAGAGGCACGCAGCGAACATCCGGGAGCGAAAGCGGATGCTCAG CAGCATCAACTCGGCTTTCGACGAGCTGAGAGTTCACGTGCCAACGTTTCCCTACGAGAAAAGACTGTCGAAAATCGACACCCTCCGCCTCGCCATCGCCTACATCGCTCTCCTCAGGGAAGTTCTTGCCGCCAGACTCGATCCTCTCACGTACGTAGAACGGTGTCTTCGAGGCGAGATAAGTGGCGAACGTGCAGAATGGAACACCAGTG ATTTGACGGCGCGGCTGTCTTGGATAAATTGGGAGAACCTTGGTGTTAATCCAAATCGTCGTTCGGTGCTGACGACGCTTGCACTCACCGCAGACAATATGAACTGA
- the LOC124217810 gene encoding tripartite motif-containing protein 2-like isoform X1, protein MSTNICFRESDEMFPYCVAMFFPKDEPIWKKIKHPSRMTSKWKSVFKRPLSHDSTNPRPVENHEESSAIMQEMTELPADFILGPDPKASKSRPVFNSSQSAIEQPTVELRNNDSRKSHGTSLGAIEDLLQCPICLERLRTPRMMPCQHTFCLECLEEQLNYSGNDGRTIKCPLCKLTVVESVPRDLPTNLYIENLLRVMGNVGGESLEHLVFSSPVVTFAPCVDQPSSLVQGPSSLMSMPEPVVQEIRCVKCETACTRENRCKHCKQIFCSVCWVAHMDDLKEQLGNITEQLSNTTDRFQHRIQDYKTRVDQLMEYIDRDIELRIGELRQEREERIQQVQESARKGEHLAEELKGKIIRTKEEVDAYQCFKFDTLADNQEKVKTFLALHRRASELMTAVAYWQPEISDSLDDQDEKQRINFATSEETAQFYYRSKTFTPRIVAGRGIVQRPSGITMDPWKKHFLVACPGTRQVLVLDKKYRVHRRIQHEGMMSPQGVAFLEDFEELFVTDKWKHCIHVFNSKGTLLRRLCTKGQGDGQLRSPEGIAAHPSRNLLYVADTGNDRIHILTPDGATFATIGPTGNAETVLTKAGVEITNNATHFNQPTAVAVSETVIVVADCGNHKIKIFDHAANLLRTIGTPGTHRGLLRSPETVTLDPKGNVIVGDSGNGRVQIFTATGELLRVLGSKGTKEGQFGWVSGIFVKDNCEIVVADSKNYTIQVF, encoded by the exons atGTCGACAAATATTTGCTTCAGAGAATCCGACGAAATGTTTCCCTACTGTGTGGCAATGTTTTTTCCCAAAGATGAGccaatatggaaaaaaattaaacacccCAGCAG AATGACTTCGAAGTGGAAGTCGGTATTCAAGAGGCCACTTTCTCACGATTCGACAAATCCTCGACCGGTCGAAAACCACGAAGAGTCCAGCGCTATAATGCAGGAAATGACGGAACTCCCAGCGGACTTCATCCTGGGTCCCGATCCCAAGGCATCCAAGTCCCGGCCAGTTTTCAACTCCAGTCAATCCGCCATTGAACAACCGACGGTGGAACTCAGGAACAACGATTCAAGGAAATCTCACGG AACTTCCCTTGGGGCGATCGAGGACCTACTACAGTGTCCCATTTGCCTCGAACGACTTCGTACACCACGCATGATGCCGTGCCAGCACACCTTCTGCCTCGAATGCTTGGAGGAGCAGCTTAACTACTCGGGAAACGATG GAAGAACGATCAAGTGCCCGCTTTGCAAGTTGACGGTGGTCGAATCGGTGCCTCGTGACCTTCCAACGAACCTGTACATCGAGAATCTTCTGCGAGTGATGGGAAACGTTGGTGGCGAGAGTCTGGAACACTTGGTCTTCTCGAGTCCTGTTGTGACCTTTGCGCCCTGCGTAGATCAGCCATCTTCCCTCGTCCAGGGACCGTCTTCACTGATGTCTATGCCGGAGCCTGTGGTCCAGGAAATCCGGTGCGTTAAATGCGAGACAGCGTGCACGAGAGAAAATAGATGCAAACACTGCAAACAG ATATTTTGCAGTGTTTGCTGGGTCGCCCATATGGACGACCTCAAAGAGCAACTCGGCAACATCACAGAGCAGCTCAGTAACACGACGGATCGCTTTCAACACAGGATTCAAGATTACAAG ACAAGGGTTGATCAGCTGATGGAATACATTGATCGTGACATCGAGTTGCGAATCGGAGAACTGCGGCAGGAGCGCGAAGAGAGAATACAGCAAGTCCAGGAATCCGCCAGAAAGGGTGAACATCTCGCTGAGGAGCTCAAAGGGAAGATAATCAGAACAAAGGAGGAGGTCGATGCTTATCAATGCTTCAAGTTCGACACTCTCGCCGACAATCAGGAGAAG GTCAAAACATTCTTGGCCCTTCATCGACGAGCAAGCGAACTCATGACAGCGGTTGCTTACTGGCAGCCAGAGATTAGTGATTCTCTGGACGATCAAGACGAAAAGCAGAGGATAAATTTTGCCACGTCGGAGGAAACTGCTCAGTTTTATTACAG GAGCAAAACTTTTACACCGAGGATCGTAGCTGGCCGGGGAATAGTTCAGAGACCTTCAGGGATCACTATGGACCCCTGGAAAAAACATTTCCTAGTGGCCTGTCCGGGCACTCGGCAAGTTTTGGTCCTCGACAAGAAGTACCGAGTACACAGACGCATACAGCATGAGGGTATGATGTCTCCCCAGGGTGTCGCCTTCCTCGAAGACTTCGAAGAGCTTTTCGTCACTG ACAAGTGGAAGCACTGCATCCACGTGTTCAACAGCAAGGGAACGCTTCTCCGGCGACTGTGCACGAAGGGTCAAGGCGACGGGCAGCTCCGTAGTCCTGAGGGAATCGCGGCTCACCCCTCGAGGAATCTACTCTACGTTGCGGACACGGGAAACGACCGAATCCATATCTTGACACCCGACGGTGCGACCTTCGCGACCATCGGACCGACCGGGAACGCTGAAACCGTCCTGACCAAAGCTGGGGTGGAAATCACGAATAACGCTACGCACTTCAATCAGCCCACAGCCGTCGCAGTTTCGGAAACTGTGATCGTCGTCGCTGATTGTGGGAATCACAAAATAAAG ATATTCGACCACGCCGCGAACCTTCTTCGCACCATTGGAACTCCAGGAACGCATAGAGGGCTGCTGAG ATCTCCGGAGACAGTGACGCTGGACCCGAAGGGAAACGTGATCGTCGGCGATTCCGGTAATGGGAGAGTTCAGATATTTACAGCCACAGGTGAACTGCTAAGAGTTTTGGGATCCAAGGGAACGAAGGAGGGCCAGTTTGGCTGGGTTTCGGGCATCTTCGTCAAAGATAATTGCGAAATTGTCGTCGCGGACAGCAAGAATTATACCATTcaagtattttaa
- the LOC124216885 gene encoding basic helix-loop-helix transcription factor amos isoform X2 — protein MMSAHPGRNQYEYEERNQRIRHRSGPATTRGPADSTVACSSTQYYVSPSSDISEEDLSELPSCVYAGRSSSQQQQQQQQQQQQHVVHPGPGHQQHNHGHSHTHSPLHYHMPVQSSADHNDAEMNGMTNMNGINGINGMSPMNGGVEEGYYPNGSPYRIQRHAANIRERKRMLSINSAFDELRVHVPTFPYEKRLSKIDTLRLAIAYIALLREVLAARLDPLTYVERCLRGEISGERAEWNTSDLTARLSWINWENLGVNPNRRSVLTTLALTADNMN, from the exons ATGATGTCGGCTCATCCCGGGAGGAATCAGTACGAATACGAGGAACGCAATCAGAGGATTCGACACCGAAGCGGACCCGCAACTACCAGAGGACCCGCTGACTCCACGGTCGCTTGCTCCAG CACTCAGTATTACGTAAGTCCCAGCAGCGACATCAGCGAGGAAGATTTATCCGAGCTTCCATCTTGCGTTTACGCAGGAAGATCCTCGTcgcaacaacagcaacagcaacagcaacaacaacaacagcacgTGGTTCATCCTGGTCCAGGACACCAGCAACATAACCACGGACATTCTCACACCCATTCACCTCTTCACTATCACATGCCCGTTCAGTCTAGTGCAG ACCACAACGACGCCGAGATGAACGGAATGACGAATATGAACGGTATAAACGGGATTAACGGAATGAGTCCGATGAACGGCGGAGTCGAGGAGGGTTACTATCCAAACGGAAGTCCGTACAGAATTCAGAGGCACGCAGCGAACATCCGGGAGCGAAAGCGGATGCTCAG CATCAACTCGGCTTTCGACGAGCTGAGAGTTCACGTGCCAACGTTTCCCTACGAGAAAAGACTGTCGAAAATCGACACCCTCCGCCTCGCCATCGCCTACATCGCTCTCCTCAGGGAAGTTCTTGCCGCCAGACTCGATCCTCTCACGTACGTAGAACGGTGTCTTCGAGGCGAGATAAGTGGCGAACGTGCAGAATGGAACACCAGTG ATTTGACGGCGCGGCTGTCTTGGATAAATTGGGAGAACCTTGGTGTTAATCCAAATCGTCGTTCGGTGCTGACGACGCTTGCACTCACCGCAGACAATATGAACTGA
- the LOC124217732 gene encoding transmembrane protein 26, giving the protein MAKLLATLKAIITRLVFAAHGFVAIWQVTTFKKNPLYWYLSCPILLLFFEGIFTLTIKENQEWKWFCPSVFLYLSSVVPAIWLLELDKVDRRLKMRDSNINLTDNLNFTNLAGADLKNLEKALGMNIRLPDIQISTETWVTLIEQFLMLILIIGRWMLPKGELTRDQLSQLLLVYIGTAADIIEFFDSFKEGKIAQEPLLVYLTLAIWAWSLMQFTVVLTATKSRKSRLSSGTTVKRKRGVRAQETSCCSIDVWGIALNMALQDGPFLGFRLILIIHYQIVSYMNIFFTCKNTLVILLQLYRLYVVQSEGKIRRKEENLGKREAQSANISIISRSTPTSRKRKREEHGSRRPRRDQDSESDESARETDKYELSPRNLEAATRRTRGGRQDTGYSTSSSRTSSKQDKLQKRENKKKSTSSRRENSTDEERRGKRSEPKKKKRKRSVEHKDSFKVGAGVEKESPKGSRRGKVRCAEKKEKETDGNGRRRRREAPDPEEGEEEEEDEIQRTATETEDEDDEEERSRHRSSSRSSAARSFGSDSEGARRYRRRRRGHEVRD; this is encoded by the exons ATGGCCAAACTTTTAGCGACTTTGAAAGCAATAATAACGAGGCTCGTTTTCGCTGCTCACGGTTTCGTCGCCATCTGGCAAGTGACTACgttcaaaaaaaatcctcTCTACTGGTATCTGAGTTGTCCGATTCTGCTCCTATTCTTCGAAGGGATATTCACACTAACCATAAAGGAAAACCAAGAGTGGAAGTG gtTCTGCCCCTCTGTTTTTCTCTACCTCAGCAGCGTTGTACCGGCGATATGGCTTCTGGAATTGGACAAGGTGGACAGACGCCTAAAAATGCGCGATTCCAACATCAATCTTActgataatttgaatttcactaATCTTGCTGGGGCGGATTtaaaaaacttggaaaaagCTCTCGGT ATGAACATCAGGTTACCGGATATCCAAATATCGACCGAGACCTGGGTGACGTTGATCGAGCAATTCTTAATGCTTATTTTGATAATCGGTCGCTGGATGCTTCCCAAGGGTGAACTGACGCGAGATCAGCTAAGCCAACTGTTGCTTGTCTACATTGGCACTGCCGCTGACATCATCGAGTTCTTCGATTCATTCAAG GAGGGAAAGATCGCCCAAGAACCTCTGTTGGTGTACCTCACATTGGCGATCTGGGCTTGGTCGTTGATGCAGTTCACGGTAGTCCTGACGGCAACAAAGTCCAGGAAATCTCGATTATCGTCCGGAACGACAGTGAAGCGGAAACGGGGCGTCCGGGCGCAGGAGACGAGCTGTTGCAGCATCGACGTCTGGGGAATCGCACTGAACATGGCGCTGCAAGACGGACCGTTTCTCGGTTTCCGTCTGATCTTGATAATCCACTACCAGATAGTCAGCtacatgaatatttttttcacctgcaAAAACACCCTGGTCATACTCCTCCAGTTGTACCGACTTTACGTCGTTCAAAGTGAGGGTAAGATCCGGCGGAAGGAGGAGAACCTTGGCAAGCGCGAGGCCCAATCTGCCAATATCAGCATCATATCTCGAAGCACTCCGACTTCTCGGAAACGGAAGCGCGAAGAGCACGGATCCAGACGCCCCAGGAGGGATCAGGACTCAGAGAGTGACGAGTCCGCGCGAGAAACCGACAAATACGAACTCTCGCCGAGAAACCTTGAGGCTGCGACGAG GAGGACGAGGGGCGGTCGTCAGGACACGGGCTACTCGACATCGAGTTCCCGAACTTCGTCGAAACAGGACAAGCTCCAGAAACGAGAGAACAAGAAGAAGTCGACGAGTTCCAGGCGGGAGAATTCGACCGATGAAGAGCGTCGCGGTAAGCGGTCCGagccgaagaagaagaagcgaaaGCGATCCGTGGAACACAAGGATAGCTTTAAAGTTGGAGCCGGCGTGGAGAAGGAGAGTCCAAAAGGGAGTCGGCGAGGCAAGGTTCGATGTGctgaaaaaaaggagaaggaaACAGACGGCAACGGCCGCCGAAGGCGTCGCGAGGCTCCCGATCCCGAAGAGGgtgaggaggaagaggaagatgAGATACAGCGGACGGCCACCGAGACTGAGgacgaagacgacgaagaGGAAAGAAGCCGGCATCGATCTTCGTCTCGTTCTTCAGCTGCTCGGAGTTTTGGAAGCGACTCTGAGGGCGCCAGAAG ATACAGGCGGCGGAGGCGTGGACATGAAGTTCGCGATTGA
- the LOC124217342 gene encoding uncharacterized protein produces MSLDGRSKPSNKSPRKGRTSSAGASDDEISVIAVIKKGSNSAGIPKRARYHYIRELPLAVVKSFKKSFQKAEETRTPVSNTGESLRGPRSDGQVKKPRVIDLSDQASKMELRRQFNVTEKDEDEDRLSSGSVSTGLSSVPVHKLPPGTVLIKQEPRMESADGNDDTFTVRTPEADAAPNNSNGSSVETTTATTTTTTGSSSSSSSTSSGSSVSSCGSASSSGGFESRPATPSSKVKRTRRAARASGGKK; encoded by the exons ATGAGCTTGGACGGCAGGAGCAAACCGAGCAACAAGAGTCCACGAAAAGGAAGGACTTCGTCGGCCGGGGCCTCGGACGACGAGATAAGCGTGATAGCGGTGATAAAGAAGGGCAGTAATTCTGCAGGTATTCCGAAACGAGCGAGGTATCACTACATCCGTGAGCTGCCATTGGCCGTGGTAAAGTCGTTCAAAAAGTCGTTTCAAAAAGCCGAAGAGACTCGGACCCCCGTTTCCAATACTGGAGAATCACTCCGCGGGCCCAGATCGGATGGTCAAGTGAAAAAACCACGAGTGATCGACCTCAGCGACCAGGCATCAAAGATGGAACTTCGTAGGCAATTCAATGTCACCGAGAAGGATGAAGACGAAGATC gATTGAGCTCCGGTTCGGTCTCCACGGGACTGTCCTCGGTACCAGTTCACAAACTTCCTCCAGGAACTGTCCTTATAAAACAAGAACCCAGAATGGAGAGCGCCGACGGAAACGACGACACTTTCACTGTCAGGACCCCGGAAGCCGACGCAGCCCCGAACAACTCGAACGGAAGCTCAGTTGAGACAACGACGGCCACGACTACGACAACGACTGGTagcagcagtagcagcagcagcacaaGCAGCGGCAGTAGCGTCAGTAGCTGTGGTAGCGCTAGCAGCAGTGGTGGCTTTGAGTCCCGACCCGCCACACCATCCAGCAAAGTTAAACGCACACGCAGAGCAGCCAGAGCGAGTGGAGGAAAAAAGTAG
- the LOC124217810 gene encoding tripartite motif-containing protein 2-like isoform X2, translating to MTSKWKSVFKRPLSHDSTNPRPVENHEESSAIMQEMTELPADFILGPDPKASKSRPVFNSSQSAIEQPTVELRNNDSRKSHGTSLGAIEDLLQCPICLERLRTPRMMPCQHTFCLECLEEQLNYSGNDGRTIKCPLCKLTVVESVPRDLPTNLYIENLLRVMGNVGGESLEHLVFSSPVVTFAPCVDQPSSLVQGPSSLMSMPEPVVQEIRCVKCETACTRENRCKHCKQIFCSVCWVAHMDDLKEQLGNITEQLSNTTDRFQHRIQDYKTRVDQLMEYIDRDIELRIGELRQEREERIQQVQESARKGEHLAEELKGKIIRTKEEVDAYQCFKFDTLADNQEKVKTFLALHRRASELMTAVAYWQPEISDSLDDQDEKQRINFATSEETAQFYYRSKTFTPRIVAGRGIVQRPSGITMDPWKKHFLVACPGTRQVLVLDKKYRVHRRIQHEGMMSPQGVAFLEDFEELFVTDKWKHCIHVFNSKGTLLRRLCTKGQGDGQLRSPEGIAAHPSRNLLYVADTGNDRIHILTPDGATFATIGPTGNAETVLTKAGVEITNNATHFNQPTAVAVSETVIVVADCGNHKIKIFDHAANLLRTIGTPGTHRGLLRSPETVTLDPKGNVIVGDSGNGRVQIFTATGELLRVLGSKGTKEGQFGWVSGIFVKDNCEIVVADSKNYTIQVF from the exons ATGACTTCGAAGTGGAAGTCGGTATTCAAGAGGCCACTTTCTCACGATTCGACAAATCCTCGACCGGTCGAAAACCACGAAGAGTCCAGCGCTATAATGCAGGAAATGACGGAACTCCCAGCGGACTTCATCCTGGGTCCCGATCCCAAGGCATCCAAGTCCCGGCCAGTTTTCAACTCCAGTCAATCCGCCATTGAACAACCGACGGTGGAACTCAGGAACAACGATTCAAGGAAATCTCACGG AACTTCCCTTGGGGCGATCGAGGACCTACTACAGTGTCCCATTTGCCTCGAACGACTTCGTACACCACGCATGATGCCGTGCCAGCACACCTTCTGCCTCGAATGCTTGGAGGAGCAGCTTAACTACTCGGGAAACGATG GAAGAACGATCAAGTGCCCGCTTTGCAAGTTGACGGTGGTCGAATCGGTGCCTCGTGACCTTCCAACGAACCTGTACATCGAGAATCTTCTGCGAGTGATGGGAAACGTTGGTGGCGAGAGTCTGGAACACTTGGTCTTCTCGAGTCCTGTTGTGACCTTTGCGCCCTGCGTAGATCAGCCATCTTCCCTCGTCCAGGGACCGTCTTCACTGATGTCTATGCCGGAGCCTGTGGTCCAGGAAATCCGGTGCGTTAAATGCGAGACAGCGTGCACGAGAGAAAATAGATGCAAACACTGCAAACAG ATATTTTGCAGTGTTTGCTGGGTCGCCCATATGGACGACCTCAAAGAGCAACTCGGCAACATCACAGAGCAGCTCAGTAACACGACGGATCGCTTTCAACACAGGATTCAAGATTACAAG ACAAGGGTTGATCAGCTGATGGAATACATTGATCGTGACATCGAGTTGCGAATCGGAGAACTGCGGCAGGAGCGCGAAGAGAGAATACAGCAAGTCCAGGAATCCGCCAGAAAGGGTGAACATCTCGCTGAGGAGCTCAAAGGGAAGATAATCAGAACAAAGGAGGAGGTCGATGCTTATCAATGCTTCAAGTTCGACACTCTCGCCGACAATCAGGAGAAG GTCAAAACATTCTTGGCCCTTCATCGACGAGCAAGCGAACTCATGACAGCGGTTGCTTACTGGCAGCCAGAGATTAGTGATTCTCTGGACGATCAAGACGAAAAGCAGAGGATAAATTTTGCCACGTCGGAGGAAACTGCTCAGTTTTATTACAG GAGCAAAACTTTTACACCGAGGATCGTAGCTGGCCGGGGAATAGTTCAGAGACCTTCAGGGATCACTATGGACCCCTGGAAAAAACATTTCCTAGTGGCCTGTCCGGGCACTCGGCAAGTTTTGGTCCTCGACAAGAAGTACCGAGTACACAGACGCATACAGCATGAGGGTATGATGTCTCCCCAGGGTGTCGCCTTCCTCGAAGACTTCGAAGAGCTTTTCGTCACTG ACAAGTGGAAGCACTGCATCCACGTGTTCAACAGCAAGGGAACGCTTCTCCGGCGACTGTGCACGAAGGGTCAAGGCGACGGGCAGCTCCGTAGTCCTGAGGGAATCGCGGCTCACCCCTCGAGGAATCTACTCTACGTTGCGGACACGGGAAACGACCGAATCCATATCTTGACACCCGACGGTGCGACCTTCGCGACCATCGGACCGACCGGGAACGCTGAAACCGTCCTGACCAAAGCTGGGGTGGAAATCACGAATAACGCTACGCACTTCAATCAGCCCACAGCCGTCGCAGTTTCGGAAACTGTGATCGTCGTCGCTGATTGTGGGAATCACAAAATAAAG ATATTCGACCACGCCGCGAACCTTCTTCGCACCATTGGAACTCCAGGAACGCATAGAGGGCTGCTGAG ATCTCCGGAGACAGTGACGCTGGACCCGAAGGGAAACGTGATCGTCGGCGATTCCGGTAATGGGAGAGTTCAGATATTTACAGCCACAGGTGAACTGCTAAGAGTTTTGGGATCCAAGGGAACGAAGGAGGGCCAGTTTGGCTGGGTTTCGGGCATCTTCGTCAAAGATAATTGCGAAATTGTCGTCGCGGACAGCAAGAATTATACCATTcaagtattttaa
- the LOC124216240 gene encoding uncharacterized protein, with product MHESLHSVLAYCAQVMLPSYRRIVGKKRRHDAEAWTQLDNELKDGKNKEQMTADGQPLGADSINLTELEDSSISDETLMEMSSIYKKLLPMEDLPSSHEDSPLPPDDNCDKKPNDGSSAILRNTSEASEIAKILSEYNESLKEQGAASFAGRSLSRGSKDGVKTSCREPEMTRKTSVISAEDATGSLSREPSNTTTITVSEGVQTPDRKTSDHHWLEELLVDTSLLYCVATGVGQRDLSQYVDSLDAKHSLQWLQPREG from the exons ATGCACGAAAGCCTGCATTCGGTGCTGGCCTACTGTGCCCAGGTAATGTTGCCCAGCTACCGTCGCATCGTTGGAAAAAAACGGCGTCACGACGCTGAGGCTTGGACTCAACTGGACAACGAACTCAAAGACGGAAAAAA CAAAGAGCAAATGACCGCTGATGGGCAGCCGCTCGGTGCGGACAGTATAAACCTTACGGAGCTCGAGGATTCGTCGATAAGCGACGAGACGCTGATGGAGATGTCTTCGATATACAAAAAGCTTCTACCGATGGAGGACCTGCCTTCTAGTCACGAAGACTCACCGCTACCACCGGACGATAATTGCGACAAAAAACCGAATGATGGGTCATCTGCAATCCTCCGGAACACCAGCGAGGCCTCAGAAATCGCTAAGATCCTTTCGGAGTATAATGAAAGCCTGAAGGAGCAGGGAGCTGCCTCTTTTGCCGGTCGATCCTTGAGCCGAGGATCGAAGGACGGAGTGAAAACGAGTTGCAGGGAACCGGAAATGACGCGAAAGACGTCGGTGATCTCTGCAGAAGACGCAACTGGATCTTTATCACGAGAACCGTCGAACACCACGACGATTACCGTCAGCGAAGGGGTCCAAACTCCCGATCGAAAAACTAGCGACCATCATTGGCTCGAAGAGCTCCTCGTTGACACTAGTCTTCTCTACTGCGTCGCAACTGGGGTTGGACAGCGCGACCTCAGTCAATATGTTGACAGTCTCGACGCAAAACACAGCTTGCAGTGGCTTCAACCCCGCGAAGGATGA